One Faecalicatena sp. Marseille-Q4148 DNA window includes the following coding sequences:
- a CDS encoding MATE family efflux transporter translates to MEKDMTAGSPAKMILNFTIPLFLGNVFQQFYSMADTVIVGKFVGTKALAAVGSTGTIMFLIVTSLIGMTAGFTVLTAQRFGAGDLAGMRKSVAMSGILSAIISILITIISMAGMKSLLTVMNTPQDIFHDAYVYIMIICGGIVAQILYNLLSSILRALGNSKVPLYFLIFAALMNIVLDLVFIIGFHLGAAGAAYATVISQGLSGVLCLIYIIKKVPILKMTKDDWRIDWIVVKFQLTIGLPMAFQYSITAIGTLMVQSALNILGSTMVAAFTAACKIEQVVTQAFIAMGTTLSVYSAQNMGAGKVKRIRQGFRAATWMSFVYAILSGLLIMTVGKYMTVFFVSGNIGEIMDAVDIYLKCVGIFFIPLAVVNLYRNGIQGMGFGLLPMMAGIAELIGRGVTAVIASRHASYLGICLASPAAWILAGALLIVMYFYIMKHKMPISEETAP, encoded by the coding sequence ATGGAAAAAGATATGACTGCCGGAAGCCCGGCAAAGATGATACTGAATTTTACAATCCCTTTATTTCTCGGAAATGTATTTCAACAGTTTTACAGTATGGCAGATACCGTCATCGTCGGTAAGTTCGTAGGTACAAAAGCGTTGGCTGCCGTTGGTTCCACCGGTACGATCATGTTTCTCATTGTAACCAGCCTGATTGGTATGACTGCCGGTTTTACTGTCCTGACTGCCCAGCGCTTTGGAGCCGGTGATCTTGCCGGAATGCGAAAATCTGTAGCCATGTCCGGGATTCTCTCTGCCATCATTTCAATTCTTATTACAATCATCAGTATGGCGGGAATGAAATCCCTTTTGACAGTAATGAATACACCGCAAGACATTTTCCATGATGCATATGTATATATTATGATCATCTGCGGCGGGATTGTAGCACAGATTCTCTATAATCTGCTCTCCAGTATTTTAAGAGCCCTTGGAAACAGCAAGGTTCCTCTTTACTTTTTGATTTTTGCAGCCCTTATGAATATTGTCCTGGATCTTGTCTTCATTATCGGCTTTCATCTGGGTGCAGCCGGAGCAGCCTACGCCACCGTCATCTCCCAGGGGCTTTCCGGCGTTCTTTGCCTGATTTATATTATTAAGAAAGTACCTATTCTGAAGATGACAAAAGATGACTGGCGTATAGACTGGATTGTTGTAAAATTTCAGCTGACCATTGGACTTCCGATGGCTTTCCAGTATTCAATCACAGCCATCGGTACGCTTATGGTACAGTCTGCTCTTAATATTCTTGGCTCTACTATGGTTGCCGCTTTCACAGCTGCATGTAAGATTGAACAGGTTGTAACACAGGCGTTTATCGCTATGGGAACTACTCTTTCTGTCTATTCTGCCCAGAACATGGGAGCCGGCAAAGTCAAACGAATCCGGCAGGGATTTCGCGCTGCTACCTGGATGAGTTTTGTTTACGCCATCCTCAGCGGACTTCTCATCATGACTGTCGGCAAATATATGACGGTTTTCTTTGTCTCAGGAAATATTGGAGAAATTATGGATGCAGTAGATATTTATCTGAAATGTGTCGGCATCTTCTTCATTCCATTAGCGGTAGTCAATCTCTACCGGAACGGAATTCAGGGAATGGGATTTGGACTTCTTCCGATGATGGCGGGAATTGCCGAATTGATTGGACGAGGCGTTACTGCCGTCATTGCTTCCCGCCATGCAAGTTATCTCGGCATCTGTCTTGCAAGTCCTGCCGCCTGGATTCTTGCCGGAGCACTTCTTATTGTCATGTATTTTTATATCATGAAACATAAAATGCCAATCTCAGAAGAAACTGCTCCTTAA
- a CDS encoding deoxyguanosinetriphosphate triphosphohydrolase gives MTIREQLEKREYEYLSLYAMKSKDSQGRKREEPQCDIRPVFQRDRDRILHSKAFRRLKQKTQVFLQPKGDHYRTRLTHTLEVSQNARTIAKALRLNEDLAEAIALGHDLGHTPFGHAGERALNAVCREGFSHNKQSIRVVEKLEKQGQGLNLTYEVLDGILNHKTSGTPHTLEGQIVRLSDKIAYINHDIDDAVRGGVLVEADIPEMYRRVLGETSSERLNTMVHNVIVNSMNRPFIRMSPDIEEATMGLRKFMFQHVYQNPVAKGEEEKAVHMIQSLYHFYETHIEKLPDKYLAMIDAGEHRERVICDYIAGMTDTYAIKIFQENFIPESWNF, from the coding sequence ATGACGATCCGGGAACAGCTTGAAAAAAGAGAATATGAATACTTGAGTCTTTATGCTATGAAAAGCAAAGACTCACAGGGAAGAAAACGGGAGGAGCCACAGTGCGATATCCGACCGGTGTTTCAACGGGATCGTGACCGGATTCTTCACTCAAAGGCATTTCGCAGGCTGAAGCAGAAAACACAGGTATTTCTTCAGCCGAAAGGAGATCACTACCGAACACGGCTGACGCATACACTGGAAGTATCGCAGAATGCGCGAACGATTGCCAAGGCATTGCGGCTTAACGAAGATCTGGCAGAAGCAATCGCACTGGGACATGATCTTGGGCACACACCGTTTGGGCATGCAGGAGAGCGTGCGCTGAATGCAGTCTGTCGGGAAGGCTTTTCGCACAATAAGCAGAGTATCCGAGTGGTAGAAAAGCTTGAAAAGCAGGGACAGGGGCTGAATTTGACTTATGAAGTGCTGGATGGAATACTAAATCATAAGACAAGCGGAACTCCTCACACGCTGGAGGGACAGATTGTACGTCTGTCAGATAAGATTGCTTACATCAATCATGATATTGATGATGCAGTCCGGGGCGGGGTTCTTGTGGAAGCAGATATACCGGAAATGTACAGGCGTGTGCTTGGCGAAACATCTTCTGAACGGTTAAATACGATGGTACATAATGTGATTGTCAACAGTATGAACCGCCCATTTATCAGAATGTCCCCGGATATTGAGGAAGCAACGATGGGGCTGAGAAAATTTATGTTTCAGCATGTGTATCAAAATCCGGTGGCAAAGGGAGAAGAAGAAAAGGCAGTTCATATGATTCAAAGTCTGTATCATTTCTATGAGACGCATATCGAAAAGCTTCCGGATAAATATCTGGCCATGATCGATGCGGGGGAGCATCGGGAGCGGGTGATCTGTGATTATATCGCAGGTATGACGGACACTTATGCGATTAAAATCTTTCAGGAAAATTTTATTCCAGAATCTTGGAATTTTTAA
- the dnaG gene encoding DNA primase encodes MYYSDEIIEEVRSRNDIVDVISGYVKLQKKGSSYFGLCPFHNEKSPSFSVSREKQMYYCFGCGAGGNVFTFIMEYENFTFVEALKMLAERAGIDLPEVEYSQEAKAKADLRMQLLEINKLAAKYYYAQLKSEHGQQAYRYLKDRELSDETIVAFGLGYSNKYSDDLYRYLKMKGYSDTLLQQAGLITIDERNGVYDKFWNRVMFPIMDVNNKVIGFGGRVMGDAKPKYLNSPETPIFDKSRNLYGLNRARTSRKPYFLICEGYMDVISLHQAGFSNAVASLGTSLTAGHAQLIKRYVNEVYLTYDSDEAGTKAALRAVPILKEAGITAKVIRMDPYKDPDEFIKHLGAQAFEERIQKARNGFLFSLEVLERSYDMNSPEGKTEFIREAARRLGEFEEEIERNNYIEAVAGIYHTGYEELRKLVAKMAIQSGLAAPVKKPLTAQGKDHMREDGNMTSQKLLLTWLIEDESLFEQIGRYIQPGDFTTELYHTVAELLYEQHDAGEVNPARIMNHFTDEEEHRQVAALFHTKIRELTTKEEQEKALKETIIRVKQHSVEYATQHLAPTDIGGLQRLMEEKKALQDLSRLHISIN; translated from the coding sequence GTGTACTATTCTGATGAGATTATTGAAGAAGTGCGATCCAGAAATGATATTGTAGATGTGATTTCCGGATATGTAAAACTTCAGAAAAAAGGAAGTTCATATTTTGGGCTGTGTCCATTCCATAATGAGAAATCTCCGTCATTTTCTGTGAGCCGGGAGAAGCAGATGTATTACTGCTTCGGATGTGGAGCAGGTGGAAACGTATTTACCTTTATTATGGAGTATGAGAATTTTACTTTTGTGGAAGCTCTGAAAATGCTTGCCGAGCGGGCAGGAATCGATCTTCCGGAAGTAGAGTATTCTCAGGAGGCGAAAGCAAAGGCAGATCTGCGAATGCAGCTTCTGGAGATCAATAAGCTGGCTGCCAAGTATTATTATGCACAATTAAAATCAGAACATGGACAGCAGGCGTACCGCTATCTGAAAGATCGGGAGCTGAGTGATGAGACAATTGTTGCATTTGGGCTTGGTTATTCTAACAAATACAGCGATGATCTGTACCGCTATCTGAAAATGAAAGGCTATTCGGATACATTGCTCCAACAGGCGGGACTCATTACGATCGATGAACGAAATGGCGTTTATGATAAGTTTTGGAATCGTGTTATGTTTCCGATCATGGATGTGAATAATAAAGTAATTGGATTTGGCGGCAGAGTCATGGGAGATGCAAAGCCAAAATATCTTAACTCCCCGGAGACGCCGATTTTTGATAAAAGCCGGAATCTGTATGGACTGAACCGCGCCAGAACATCAAGAAAGCCGTATTTTCTGATCTGTGAGGGGTATATGGATGTGATCTCGCTGCATCAGGCAGGATTTAGTAATGCGGTGGCATCACTTGGAACGTCACTGACGGCAGGACATGCACAGCTGATCAAACGGTATGTCAATGAAGTCTATCTGACTTACGACAGCGATGAAGCCGGTACAAAGGCTGCATTGCGGGCAGTCCCGATTTTAAAAGAAGCGGGAATTACAGCGAAAGTGATCCGAATGGATCCTTATAAAGATCCGGATGAATTTATCAAACATCTCGGTGCACAGGCATTTGAAGAGAGAATCCAGAAAGCGCGAAATGGCTTCCTGTTTTCGCTGGAAGTATTGGAACGCAGTTATGATATGAATTCTCCTGAAGGGAAAACGGAATTTATAAGGGAAGCTGCAAGGCGTCTTGGCGAGTTTGAAGAAGAGATTGAGCGCAATAACTATATCGAGGCGGTAGCCGGAATTTATCATACCGGTTATGAGGAACTTCGAAAGCTTGTGGCGAAGATGGCGATTCAGAGCGGACTTGCCGCACCCGTCAAAAAGCCATTAACAGCACAGGGAAAAGACCATATGCGGGAAGATGGAAATATGACTTCTCAGAAGTTATTATTGACATGGCTGATAGAGGATGAAAGTCTGTTTGAGCAGATTGGACGTTATATCCAGCCGGGAGATTTTACAACCGAATTGTATCATACAGTGGCAGAACTTCTGTATGAGCAGCATGATGCCGGTGAAGTGAATCCGGCAAGGATCATGAATCATTTTACAGATGAGGAAGAACACCGGCAAGTGGCGGCTTTATTCCACACAAAAATTCGGGAACTTACTACGAAAGAAGAGCAGGAAAAAGCTCTGAAGGAAACAATCATTCGTGTAAAACAACATAGCGTAGAGTATGCGACACAGCATCTTGCGCCTACTGATATCGGAGGACTTCAGCGTTTAATGGAAGAAAAGAAGGCGCTTCAAGACCTTTCAAGACTGCATATTTCTATTAATTGA
- the rpoD gene encoding RNA polymerase sigma factor RpoD, producing MEENTVKLQEKLKELLALGKKKKGILELQEVNDFFADMELNSDQMEKIFEYLEAKNIDVLRISDDTDDLDVDDLDMVLSEEDDVDMEKIDLSVPDGISIEDPVRMYLKEIGKVPLLSAEEEIELAKRMADGDEDAKKRLAEANLRLVVSIAKRYVGRGMLFLDLIQEGNLGLIKAVEKFDYQKGFKFSTYATWWIRQAITRAIADQARTIRIPVHMVETINKLIRVSRQLLQELGREPTPEEIAEEMDMPVERVREILKISQEPVSLETPIGEEEDSHLGDFIQDDNVPVPAEAAAATLLKEQLSEVLNTLTEREQKVLRLRFGMNDGRARTLEEVGKEFDVTRERIRQIEAKALRKLRHPSRSRKLRDYLD from the coding sequence ATGGAGGAGAATACCGTAAAACTGCAGGAAAAACTAAAAGAACTTCTTGCACTCGGCAAAAAGAAGAAAGGAATTCTGGAACTGCAGGAAGTGAATGATTTCTTTGCAGATATGGAATTGAATTCGGACCAGATGGAGAAGATTTTTGAATATCTGGAAGCAAAGAATATTGATGTACTGCGTATCAGCGATGATACAGATGATCTGGATGTAGACGATCTTGATATGGTGCTGTCAGAAGAAGATGACGTAGATATGGAGAAGATTGATCTGTCTGTTCCGGATGGAATCAGTATTGAAGATCCGGTCCGTATGTATCTGAAAGAAATCGGTAAAGTACCGCTTCTGAGTGCCGAGGAAGAAATTGAGCTTGCAAAACGTATGGCAGATGGAGATGAAGATGCGAAAAAACGTCTTGCAGAGGCCAATCTTCGTCTTGTTGTAAGTATTGCAAAGCGTTATGTAGGGCGTGGAATGCTGTTTCTTGATTTGATCCAGGAGGGAAATCTTGGTCTGATTAAGGCAGTAGAAAAGTTTGATTATCAGAAAGGATTTAAGTTCAGTACTTATGCGACATGGTGGATTCGTCAGGCAATTACCCGTGCGATTGCTGATCAGGCAAGAACAATCCGTATTCCGGTGCATATGGTGGAGACGATTAATAAATTAATCCGTGTTTCCCGTCAGTTACTTCAGGAACTCGGAAGAGAACCTACGCCGGAGGAAATTGCAGAAGAGATGGATATGCCGGTGGAACGTGTCAGAGAAATTCTGAAGATCTCACAGGAACCGGTATCTCTTGAGACACCGATCGGTGAAGAAGAAGACAGCCATCTTGGAGACTTTATTCAGGATGATAATGTACCGGTGCCGGCAGAGGCAGCGGCAGCCACACTTCTGAAAGAACAGCTCAGCGAAGTACTCAACACATTGACAGAACGTGAGCAGAAAGTATTACGTCTTCGCTTTGGAATGAATGACGGACGCGCCAGAACACTGGAAGAAGTCGGCAAGGAATTTGATGTTACCCGTGAACGAATTCGTCAGATTGAGGCAAAGGCGCTTAGAAAGCTCCGTCATCCGAGCCGCAGCCGTAAGCTTCGGGATTATCTGGATTAG
- a CDS encoding SAM-dependent methyltransferase: protein MELSKRLAAVAALVDAGSRPADIGTDHAYIPIWLVEEGICQKAFAMDVGKGPLERAREHITGHGLGNYIETRLSDGLGALAPGEADCMIAAGMGGNLIIKILEEGCSVLEEMNTCILQPQSELAKVRKYLCEHGYCSVAENMVKEDGKYYPMMKVRKGCEEPYREEEYCYGRLLLKEKHPVLREFLEKERRTKQEILQELQKLPGEHVKTRIEVLQHEILVIENACRMYEQE from the coding sequence ATGGAACTGTCAAAACGATTAGCCGCAGTAGCGGCGCTTGTAGACGCCGGAAGCAGGCCGGCAGATATTGGAACAGATCATGCATACATTCCAATCTGGCTTGTAGAAGAGGGAATCTGTCAGAAAGCATTCGCTATGGATGTTGGAAAAGGACCTCTTGAGCGTGCAAGAGAACACATTACCGGTCATGGACTTGGTAATTACATAGAAACAAGATTGTCAGACGGACTGGGAGCGCTTGCGCCGGGGGAGGCTGACTGTATGATTGCCGCCGGAATGGGCGGCAATCTTATCATAAAGATTCTGGAAGAAGGCTGCAGTGTACTGGAAGAGATGAATACTTGTATTTTGCAGCCGCAGTCGGAGCTTGCGAAAGTTCGGAAATATCTCTGCGAACATGGATATTGCAGCGTGGCTGAGAATATGGTAAAAGAAGACGGAAAATATTATCCGATGATGAAAGTAAGAAAAGGCTGTGAAGAACCTTATCGTGAGGAAGAGTATTGCTATGGACGTTTATTATTAAAGGAAAAACATCCGGTGCTGCGTGAATTTCTTGAAAAAGAACGCCGTACAAAACAAGAGATTCTTCAGGAGCTTCAGAAACTTCCGGGAGAGCATGTGAAAACAAGAATAGAAGTATTACAGCATGAGATTCTCGTCATAGAGAATGCCTGCCGAATGTATGAACAGGAGTAG